A region of Ferruginibacter albus DNA encodes the following proteins:
- a CDS encoding T9SS type A sorting domain-containing protein encodes MKNLLNHVSLLLLTALLMSFSGFCTPKLNSYPAAQPTIYLDFDGYYVNSPVWNGGVPFQADAAGMTDAQITEVFNRVAEDYRPFNINITTDEAVFNAAPATQKIRVVVTPTSAWYPGVGGVTYVGSFTWGDETPSFVFCNLLGPNNPKMVAECCSHESGHSLGLYHQSKWDDNCNLEAVYNEGDGAGVESWAPIMGNSYYRNMTGWYNGLTPYACYLSQDNLSVITSQNGFTYRNDDYTDDINATPTTINMAGDNINGVITTPTDKDVFKFTMTKTSSVHLSISPYSVGANADGADLNVKADLYDGSKNLIASYNPSAKMEVTIDTSLQAGPYYIAVSGSGNDNTTNYGSLGSYTLSSMSTVLPIQGITLKGDIQNNQHDLQWNIITTSAIKSVAVEYSTDGKSFSGLSVIAPSDNAYSYAPFQKQDLYYRVKAVSVEGQVMYSNIISLKQAGGSSLFTVSTLVRNSVLVNASENFVYELHNINGTLIVKGSGIQGSNKLNIENQPSGVYVLQLVGSKTKQIERIIKQ; translated from the coding sequence ATGAAAAATCTTTTAAATCACGTATCGCTGTTGCTTTTGACAGCTTTATTAATGTCGTTCAGCGGCTTTTGCACCCCTAAGCTAAATAGCTATCCGGCTGCTCAACCTACTATCTATCTTGATTTTGATGGATATTATGTAAACAGTCCTGTATGGAACGGTGGCGTTCCGTTTCAGGCCGATGCAGCAGGAATGACAGACGCACAGATTACCGAAGTATTTAATCGTGTTGCTGAAGATTATCGTCCTTTCAATATTAATATAACTACAGATGAAGCTGTATTTAATGCAGCGCCGGCTACTCAAAAAATAAGAGTAGTGGTTACTCCTACCAGCGCATGGTATCCCGGTGTAGGTGGTGTTACTTATGTAGGTTCATTTACATGGGGTGATGAAACACCTTCTTTTGTATTTTGTAATCTTTTAGGACCCAATAACCCTAAAATGGTGGCAGAGTGTTGCTCACATGAAAGCGGGCACAGTCTTGGTTTATACCATCAATCAAAATGGGATGACAACTGTAATTTAGAAGCAGTATATAATGAAGGTGATGGTGCAGGTGTAGAATCCTGGGCACCTATTATGGGTAACAGTTACTACCGTAATATGACAGGCTGGTACAATGGTTTAACACCGTACGCCTGTTATCTTTCACAGGATAACCTTTCTGTTATCACTTCACAGAATGGCTTTACTTATCGCAATGATGATTATACAGACGATATCAATGCTACCCCAACTACTATAAATATGGCCGGCGATAATATCAATGGGGTCATCACTACACCAACAGATAAAGATGTTTTTAAATTTACAATGACAAAAACATCGAGTGTTCACTTAAGCATTAGTCCGTACAGTGTTGGCGCTAACGCTGATGGTGCGGATCTAAACGTGAAAGCAGATCTATATGATGGGTCTAAAAATTTGATCGCATCTTATAATCCTTCTGCTAAAATGGAAGTAACCATTGATACTTCATTACAGGCTGGTCCTTATTATATAGCTGTGTCAGGTTCGGGTAATGATAATACTACTAATTATGGAAGCTTAGGTTCATACACCTTGTCCAGCATGTCGACAGTATTACCTATCCAGGGAATAACATTAAAAGGAGATATCCAAAACAATCAACACGATCTGCAATGGAACATCATCACAACATCAGCTATTAAATCAGTAGCCGTAGAATATTCTACAGATGGAAAAAGCTTTAGTGGCTTAAGTGTTATTGCGCCATCTGACAATGCATATTCATATGCTCCTTTTCAAAAGCAGGATCTGTATTATAGGGTAAAAGCTGTTTCTGTTGAAGGACAGGTTATGTACTCTAATATCATCTCGTTAAAACAAGCAGGAGGCAGTAGTTTATTTACTGTTTCAACACTGGTTCGCAACAGTGTTTTGGTAAACGCATCCGAAAATTTTGTTTACGAATTGCATAATATTAATGGCACTTTGATCGTTAAAGGAAGTGGAATTCAGGGTTCAAATAAATTGAACATTGAAAATCAGCCAAGCGGCGTGTATGTGTTACAGTTGGTTGGCAGCAAAACAAAACAAATAGAACGCATTATAAAACAGTAA
- a CDS encoding ribonuclease H-like YkuK family protein has protein sequence MLWRKFNGDPIQLPIKEAVEQAIKRETAAGNHLKVCIGTDSQVKGKETEFATVIVFLREGHGGFMFIHNEKTLHKYSIKERMLVEVAKSIEIAYELCNLFTDYNVDMEVHADINTNPSFKSNEALREAMGYILGMGFAFKAKPEAFASSSCANKVVN, from the coding sequence ATGTTATGGAGAAAATTTAATGGAGACCCCATCCAACTTCCCATAAAAGAAGCCGTTGAACAGGCTATCAAAAGGGAAACAGCAGCAGGAAATCATTTAAAAGTTTGTATCGGCACCGACAGCCAGGTAAAAGGTAAAGAAACCGAATTTGCTACGGTGATCGTTTTTTTACGTGAAGGACATGGAGGTTTCATGTTCATTCACAACGAAAAAACATTACACAAGTACAGCATTAAGGAACGTATGTTGGTAGAGGTCGCAAAAAGCATTGAAATTGCGTATGAACTTTGTAATCTTTTTACGGATTACAATGTTGATATGGAAGTACATGCCGACATCAACACCAACCCAAGCTTTAAGAGCAATGAAGCATTGCGTGAAGCGATGGGTTACATTCTCGGTATGGGCTTTGCCTTCAAAGCCA